One Diospyros lotus cultivar Yz01 chromosome 1, ASM1463336v1, whole genome shotgun sequence genomic window carries:
- the LOC127802735 gene encoding RING-H2 finger protein ATL57, translating to MIFLVCPLHHHHYLESPPPPLSVSKSSSSHREMKQQQGRKLLQYDSSPTGTLTGSSPPRLPVASKLNSAFDSSMALTALILLSALFFVGFLSIYIRHCAEDATDFPPRRRRRQSPPTWRPCSGSAKGLDPDVVRSLPVLSYGGGEKHPIDCAICLSEFEDREMVKMIPYCRHVFHPACIDTWLSAHVSCPLCRTTQMSAVAEVRLGLGEEDDNQGGSENPIRLTADDGDTRQEAGLGEREMRRVRIQHGGDLGGHGSSDFGR from the coding sequence ATGATCTTTTTAGTCTGTCCACTTCATCATCACCATTATTTagaatccccccccccccccctttctgTCTCTAAATCGAGTAGCAGCCACAGAGAAATGAAGCAGCAGCAAGGCCGGAAGCTCCTGCAATACGACAGCAGTCCGACCGGAACCCTCACCGGCTCGTCACCGCCGAGGCTACCCGTCGCCAGTAAGCTTAATTCCGCCTTCGACTCCTCCATGGCCCTCACCGCCCTCATCCTCCTCTCCGCTCTCTTCTTCGTCGGCTTCCTCTCCATCTACATCCGCCACTGCGCCGAGGACGCCACCGATTTCCCcccccgccgccgccgccggcaAAGCCCTCCCACGTGGCGTCCCTGCTCCGGCTCCGCCAAAGGCCTTGACCCCGACGTCGTCCGGTCCCTGCCGGTGCTGTCTTACGGTGGGGGCGAGAAGCATCCGATCGACTGCGCCATCTGCCTGAGCGAGTTCGAGGATAGAGAGATGGTGAAGATGATTCCGTATTGCCGCCACGTGTTCCACCCGGCCTGCATTGACACGTGGCTTTCGGCCCATGTGTCGTGCCCGCTTTGTCGCACGACCCAGATGTCGGCAGTGGCGGAGGTCCGTTTGGGTCTGGGCGAGGAGGACGATAATCAAGGCGGGAGTGAAAATCCGATCAGATTGACGGCGGACGACGGTGACACGCGGCAAGAGGCGGGACTGGGGGAGAGGGAGATGAGAAGAGTGCGTATTCAGCACGGGGGAGATTTGGGGGGGCACGGGAGCTCTGACTTTGGTAGGTGA
- the LOC127802693 gene encoding uncharacterized protein LOC127802693 isoform X2 — MWREIEGEHVVNRSQLRVGDRLPQETIDGLSSNPVNTYFSERQDNHGGDSLENGTENANECQAWPQGQMGLQNDNEEGNSSSSEQSIDFGEAERGRVRQIFQGWMNNGSTGHASNCSQANRNLRAQQLEENEYERVRNVREWVRLTSQQRGTCSSGEGQAAEIATRVHNGFFVNQREFGARRNIRKLCGRQALVDLLARAKQERQRELQHLLEHRPVSDFAHRNRIQSLLRGRFLRSGRLVQDKKPSSLAANELGLLRQRHTVAGLREGFLSRLDNFDRCPSVSARSDTSSNIDINNFVNENSQTNSLQVNLNVNQEWFGPRNGVRDTNQSCTFPLEGDTGQDTINWQEATAQEEQYVRNFENEENRLPSSSSVSIGKNSGIGENIGESCGEGVANSWPQNSGVEGQEEHVQRHQLSSHEVPERCEPIGEECEQTVLSGEEFEVLVSLNHADNHESSTTEGMHWPPTSVQVEERREPFTDNADSDWQPENDYEFSEWRDDDDGEGTYVNESEGTANDWVEGTLGTEGGGEEHHVQELHGGWHDNDLLEATDNFLDEPFSWQATPAGRFSTSYFPDDDNTYSSEIRELLNRRSVSNLLQSDFRVSLDQLIQSYAERQAHASDNWEPDGTSLSPGSPALVEEDVQDSGAQDQGQSDVAEGASLALPAQPFTPQPFWDQELLDDNWSQNHSRHGLGIEWEIINDLRIDMARLQQRMNNMQRMLEACMDMQLELQRAVRQELSAALNMSAGSTVSDDDENLKADQSKWDHVRKRICCICCDKNIDSLLYRCGHMCTCSKCADKLVQRGGKCPMCQAPVVEMIRAYFAQ, encoded by the exons ATGTGGCGGGAGATTGAGGGTGAACACGTGGTGAATCGTTCCCAATTGAGAGTCGGAGATAGACTACCGCAGGAGACAATTGATGGATTGAGCTCTAATCCTGTGAATACATATTTTTCTGAGAGGCAAGATAATCACGGTGGAGATAGCTTAGAGAATGGCACTGAGAATGCAAATGAGTGCCAAGCATGGCCCCAAGGCCAAATGGGGTTGCAGAATGATAACGAGGAGGGGAACAGTTCCAGCTCGGAGCAGTCCATTGATTTTGGGGAGGCTGAAAGGGGAAGAGTGAGGCAAATATTCCAGGGGTGGATGAACAATGGATCCACAGGCCATGCATCCAATTGCTCCCAAGCGAACAGAAATTTAAGGGCACAACAGCTTGAAGAAAACGAATATGAGAGAGTCAGAAATGTAAGGGAGTGGGTGAGATTGACTAGCCAGCAGAGAGGCACTTGTAGTAGCGGCGAAGGACAAGCTGCTGAAATTGCTACAAGGGTTCACAATGGATTTTTTGTTAATCAGCGGGAGTTCGGTGCTCGAAGGAACATCCGCAAATTATGTGGCAGACAGGCTTTGGTTGATTTGTTGGCAAGGGCTAAGCAGGAGAGGCAAAGAGAACTCCAGCATCTGTTGGAGCACCGGCCTGTGTCTGATTTTGCTCACCGCAATCGTATCCAG TCCTTATTGAGAGGTAGATTCTTGCGAAGTGGAAGATTGGTCCAGGATAAGAAGCCCTCATCTTTAGCAGCAAATGAATTGGGTTTACTAAGACAAAGGCATACTGTGGCAGGTTTAAG GGAAGGATTCCTCTCCAGATTGGACAATTTTGACCGCTGTCCATCTGTCAGTGCCAGGTCTGATACCTCATCTAACATTGACATAAATAACTTTGTAAATGAAAACTCTCAAACAAACAGTTTACAAGTCAACCTTAACGTAAACCAAGAATGGTTTGGACCTAGAAATGGGGTAAGAGACACCAACCAGTCATGCACCTTTCCATTAGAAGGTGACACTGGTCAAGATacaataaattggcaggaagcGACAGCTCAAGAAGAACAATATGTAcggaattttgaaaatgaagaaaatagacTTCCATCATCCAGTTCGGTGTCCATTGGAAAGAACAGTGGTATAGGGGAGAATATTGGTGAAAGCTGTGGGGAAGGTGTTGCAAACTCTTGGCCACAAAATTCAGGAGTTGAAGGTCAAGAAGAACATGTACAACGTCATCAACTAAGTAGTCATGAAGTACCTGAACGCTGTGAGCCCATTGGTGAGGAATGTGAACAAACTGTGCTTAGTGGCGAGGAATTTGAGGTGCTTGTATCATTGAATCATGCAGATAACCACGAGAGCAGTACAACAGAAGGAATGCATTGGCCGCCTACGTCTGTACAAGTAGAAGAGCGGCGGGAACCATTTACTGATAATGCAGACAGTGACTGGCAACCAGAAAATGATTATGAATTTAGTGAATGGAGAGATGATGACGATGGGGAAGGCACATATGTAAATGAGAGTGAAGGAACTGCTAATGACTGGGTTGAGGGAACATTGGGGActgaaggaggaggagaagaacaTCACGTGCAGGAATTGCATGGAGGATGGCATGATAATGATCTGCTGGAGGCTACGGATAATTTCTTAGATGAGCCGTTTTCTTGGCAAGCAACTCCAGCTGGAAGGTTTAGTACATCTTATTTCCCAGATGATGATAACACGTATAGTTCAGAGATTAGAGAACTTCTAAATAG GAGAAGCGTCTCTAACCTTCTTCAAAGTGATTTCCGTGTGAGTCTTGACCAGCTGATTCAATCATATGCTGAAAGGCAAGCTCATGCCTCCGACAACTGGGAGCCGGATGGGACATCACTTTCTCCAGGCTCTCCTGCATTGGTAGAGGAAGATGTGCAGGACAGTGGAGCTCAAGACCAGGGTCAGTCGGATGTTGCTGAGGGGGCTTCACTTGCTCTCCCCGCACAGCCATTCACTCCTCAGCCTTTCTGGGACCAGGAGTTGCTAGATGATAATTGGTCACAGAATCACTCGCGCCATGGCCTGGGAATT GAGTGGGAGATCATCAATGATTTGAGGATTGACATGGCTAGGCTTCAGCAGCGGATGAACAACATGCAAAGGATGCTGGAGGCCTGCATGGATATGCAGCTTGAATTGCAGCGCGCTGTTAGACAAGAGCTTTCTGCTGCTCTCAACATGTCTGCTGGTTCAACAG TGAGCGATGATGATGAGAATTTGAAAGCAGATCAATCCAAATGGGATCATGTGAGGAAAAGAATTTGTTGCATATGCTGTGATAAAAACATAGATTCTTTACTATACCG ATGCGGGCACATGTGCACGTGTTCAAAATGTGCAGACAAGCTGGTCCAAAGAGGAGGAAAGTGTCCAATGTGCCAAGCGCCTGTTGTCGAGATGATTCGTGCCTATTTCGCCCAATAA
- the LOC127802693 gene encoding uncharacterized protein LOC127802693 isoform X1: protein MAVAGFQNVSMFDSSFHRESRSPLSRRWANHDRPSARASSLLQMWREIEGEHVVNRSQLRVGDRLPQETIDGLSSNPVNTYFSERQDNHGGDSLENGTENANECQAWPQGQMGLQNDNEEGNSSSSEQSIDFGEAERGRVRQIFQGWMNNGSTGHASNCSQANRNLRAQQLEENEYERVRNVREWVRLTSQQRGTCSSGEGQAAEIATRVHNGFFVNQREFGARRNIRKLCGRQALVDLLARAKQERQRELQHLLEHRPVSDFAHRNRIQSLLRGRFLRSGRLVQDKKPSSLAANELGLLRQRHTVAGLREGFLSRLDNFDRCPSVSARSDTSSNIDINNFVNENSQTNSLQVNLNVNQEWFGPRNGVRDTNQSCTFPLEGDTGQDTINWQEATAQEEQYVRNFENEENRLPSSSSVSIGKNSGIGENIGESCGEGVANSWPQNSGVEGQEEHVQRHQLSSHEVPERCEPIGEECEQTVLSGEEFEVLVSLNHADNHESSTTEGMHWPPTSVQVEERREPFTDNADSDWQPENDYEFSEWRDDDDGEGTYVNESEGTANDWVEGTLGTEGGGEEHHVQELHGGWHDNDLLEATDNFLDEPFSWQATPAGRFSTSYFPDDDNTYSSEIRELLNRRSVSNLLQSDFRVSLDQLIQSYAERQAHASDNWEPDGTSLSPGSPALVEEDVQDSGAQDQGQSDVAEGASLALPAQPFTPQPFWDQELLDDNWSQNHSRHGLGIEWEIINDLRIDMARLQQRMNNMQRMLEACMDMQLELQRAVRQELSAALNMSAGSTVSDDDENLKADQSKWDHVRKRICCICCDKNIDSLLYRCGHMCTCSKCADKLVQRGGKCPMCQAPVVEMIRAYFAQ from the exons ATGGCTGTTGCTGGTTTCCAGAATGTTTCCATGTTTGATTCTTCCTTTCATAGGGAGTCTCGGTCTCCACTCTCAAGGCGGTGGGCTAATCATGATAGGCCAAGCGCCCGGGCATCCTCTCTTCTCCAGATGTGGCGGGAGATTGAGGGTGAACACGTGGTGAATCGTTCCCAATTGAGAGTCGGAGATAGACTACCGCAGGAGACAATTGATGGATTGAGCTCTAATCCTGTGAATACATATTTTTCTGAGAGGCAAGATAATCACGGTGGAGATAGCTTAGAGAATGGCACTGAGAATGCAAATGAGTGCCAAGCATGGCCCCAAGGCCAAATGGGGTTGCAGAATGATAACGAGGAGGGGAACAGTTCCAGCTCGGAGCAGTCCATTGATTTTGGGGAGGCTGAAAGGGGAAGAGTGAGGCAAATATTCCAGGGGTGGATGAACAATGGATCCACAGGCCATGCATCCAATTGCTCCCAAGCGAACAGAAATTTAAGGGCACAACAGCTTGAAGAAAACGAATATGAGAGAGTCAGAAATGTAAGGGAGTGGGTGAGATTGACTAGCCAGCAGAGAGGCACTTGTAGTAGCGGCGAAGGACAAGCTGCTGAAATTGCTACAAGGGTTCACAATGGATTTTTTGTTAATCAGCGGGAGTTCGGTGCTCGAAGGAACATCCGCAAATTATGTGGCAGACAGGCTTTGGTTGATTTGTTGGCAAGGGCTAAGCAGGAGAGGCAAAGAGAACTCCAGCATCTGTTGGAGCACCGGCCTGTGTCTGATTTTGCTCACCGCAATCGTATCCAG TCCTTATTGAGAGGTAGATTCTTGCGAAGTGGAAGATTGGTCCAGGATAAGAAGCCCTCATCTTTAGCAGCAAATGAATTGGGTTTACTAAGACAAAGGCATACTGTGGCAGGTTTAAG GGAAGGATTCCTCTCCAGATTGGACAATTTTGACCGCTGTCCATCTGTCAGTGCCAGGTCTGATACCTCATCTAACATTGACATAAATAACTTTGTAAATGAAAACTCTCAAACAAACAGTTTACAAGTCAACCTTAACGTAAACCAAGAATGGTTTGGACCTAGAAATGGGGTAAGAGACACCAACCAGTCATGCACCTTTCCATTAGAAGGTGACACTGGTCAAGATacaataaattggcaggaagcGACAGCTCAAGAAGAACAATATGTAcggaattttgaaaatgaagaaaatagacTTCCATCATCCAGTTCGGTGTCCATTGGAAAGAACAGTGGTATAGGGGAGAATATTGGTGAAAGCTGTGGGGAAGGTGTTGCAAACTCTTGGCCACAAAATTCAGGAGTTGAAGGTCAAGAAGAACATGTACAACGTCATCAACTAAGTAGTCATGAAGTACCTGAACGCTGTGAGCCCATTGGTGAGGAATGTGAACAAACTGTGCTTAGTGGCGAGGAATTTGAGGTGCTTGTATCATTGAATCATGCAGATAACCACGAGAGCAGTACAACAGAAGGAATGCATTGGCCGCCTACGTCTGTACAAGTAGAAGAGCGGCGGGAACCATTTACTGATAATGCAGACAGTGACTGGCAACCAGAAAATGATTATGAATTTAGTGAATGGAGAGATGATGACGATGGGGAAGGCACATATGTAAATGAGAGTGAAGGAACTGCTAATGACTGGGTTGAGGGAACATTGGGGActgaaggaggaggagaagaacaTCACGTGCAGGAATTGCATGGAGGATGGCATGATAATGATCTGCTGGAGGCTACGGATAATTTCTTAGATGAGCCGTTTTCTTGGCAAGCAACTCCAGCTGGAAGGTTTAGTACATCTTATTTCCCAGATGATGATAACACGTATAGTTCAGAGATTAGAGAACTTCTAAATAG GAGAAGCGTCTCTAACCTTCTTCAAAGTGATTTCCGTGTGAGTCTTGACCAGCTGATTCAATCATATGCTGAAAGGCAAGCTCATGCCTCCGACAACTGGGAGCCGGATGGGACATCACTTTCTCCAGGCTCTCCTGCATTGGTAGAGGAAGATGTGCAGGACAGTGGAGCTCAAGACCAGGGTCAGTCGGATGTTGCTGAGGGGGCTTCACTTGCTCTCCCCGCACAGCCATTCACTCCTCAGCCTTTCTGGGACCAGGAGTTGCTAGATGATAATTGGTCACAGAATCACTCGCGCCATGGCCTGGGAATT GAGTGGGAGATCATCAATGATTTGAGGATTGACATGGCTAGGCTTCAGCAGCGGATGAACAACATGCAAAGGATGCTGGAGGCCTGCATGGATATGCAGCTTGAATTGCAGCGCGCTGTTAGACAAGAGCTTTCTGCTGCTCTCAACATGTCTGCTGGTTCAACAG TGAGCGATGATGATGAGAATTTGAAAGCAGATCAATCCAAATGGGATCATGTGAGGAAAAGAATTTGTTGCATATGCTGTGATAAAAACATAGATTCTTTACTATACCG ATGCGGGCACATGTGCACGTGTTCAAAATGTGCAGACAAGCTGGTCCAAAGAGGAGGAAAGTGTCCAATGTGCCAAGCGCCTGTTGTCGAGATGATTCGTGCCTATTTCGCCCAATAA